The window ACCAGCAATATTACCTTGACTAGAAAAACAACCTAATTCATTGCCACTGCAAGCGTCATAGAGCGAAAAATTATTCCAACTTAAAGATCCATCAATAACGATATATCCATCAATTGGCATCGTGAAATCATACCAAATATCTGCATAATCCTCTGCGGTTGTTCCGGAGCAACCTACTTCGTTATTAATGGAGGCTCCAGCAATCCCGAAGTTTACGGTTGTTGGTGTATTAGTAACTGTAATGTTTTCTGCTGAGGTACAATCGTCGTTATTTATGATTTCAAACGCTTGAATAGTAAAGCTTCTATAGCCGTTTTCTGTTGTTCGCGGTAAAGTTCTAAACACTCTTAGTTTATAATTGGTTCCAGAGGTTAAATTCTCAATAAGTTCATTGGTTGCGCCACATTGTATCTCTGTTCCACCGCAAGCATCGTAAAGCGCAAAATTATTCCAGTTTATCGCTCCGTTTACAAATAAGTTTCCGTTTACAGGCATGGTGAAATCGTACCAAATATCTGTGTAATCGGAAGGTGTTGTTCCGCTACAACCAACTTCATTGTTTATGGATGCTCCTGCAATGTCAAAATTAATAGTTGCTTCGGTTGTGGAAACGTTTATGTTTTCGGAAGAAACACAATTGTCGTTAGTTGCATTTTCAAATGCTTGAATAGTGAAGCTTCTATAACCGTTTTCTGGTGTTCGTGCTAAAGTTCTAAATACTCTTAGTTTATAATTGGTTCCGGAGGTTAAATTTTCAATAAGTTCATTTGCTGCGCCACATTGTATTTCTGTTCCGCCGCAAGCATCGTATAGCGCAAAATTATTCCAATTAATCGCTCCGTTAATAAATAAGTTTCCGTTTACAGGCATGGTGAAATCGTACCAAATATCGGTGTAATCTTGGGTCGTAGTTCCGCTACAACCAATTTCATTGTTTATAGATGCTCCTGCAATATCAAAATTAATAGTTGCTATCGTTGTAGAAACGGTTATGTTTTCGGAAGAAATACAATCCTCATTTGTTGCTTCTTCATACGCGGTTATATTAAAGCTTAAATAGGTCTTGTTTACATTTGGAGTCGTTCTGAAAATTCGCAATTTATAATTAGTCCCAGCGGTAAGCCCTGTTATGAGTTCATTACTAGAACCACATTGAATTTCTGTTCCAGCACATGTATCATAAAGTGCTATGTTGTTCCAGTTGATACCAGCATCAATATATACATTGCCATTTACAGGCATGTTAAAATCATACCAAATGTCTACATAATCGAATGCTGTTGTGCCGTTGCATCCAATTTCATTATTAATAGATGCTCCTCCAATTTCGAAATTTACTGTGGTTGAAGCGGTAGAAATTGCAATGTTTGTAGACGAAGTGCAATCGTCATTTGTTGCTGTTGGAAAAGCTTTAATACTAAAATTTTGATAGGTGGTATTGGATGCTGTTGCAGCGGTTCTATAAATACGAAGAAAATAGGTGTTTCCTGATAATAGATTCGTAAAAAGTGTACTGGAGCTACCACAATCTATTTCTGCACCACCACAAGAGTCGTAGAGGGCAAAACCATTCCAGAATAAACTCCCATCGACATGAATATTCCCATCATAAGGCATGGAGAATTCGTACCAAACGTCTGCAAAATCTTCTGTGGAGGAACAAATGGTTTGGTTGTTTACTAAAGCAGTATTAATATCAAAAGTGAAATTAGTGGCTGTATTTGTAACCGTTATTAATGCTGCAGAAGAACAATCGTCATTTGCAGGTTGCGCAAATGTAAATTGCGTTAAAATTAGTATGAGAATAAAAAAGTATCTTTTTTTCATAATTTATATTTTTAAAGTGTTAAATATAAATCAATTAGCTATAAAATGTAAGCGCTTACTTTCTTATTGTATAGTTGGTTCTGTTTTCTGTATAGATGGTTTCTTTTCTTGAAAAATAAACAAAAGACTTACTAGTATTTTACGCCTTGTCTGTCTAATACCGTTTTTGTTCTAAAGGCATAGAATAATAAATAGGCAAAACATAAAACAGCAATCCAGTACGACGATTGAATATTAAAAACATCTGCTAATTTTCCTTGAAGTGGTGGAATAATTGCACCACCAAGAATCATCATAATTAAAAAAGCAGAACCTTGAGAGGTATATTTTCCTAGACCAGCAATACTTAGAGTAAAAATACATGGCCACATAATAGAGCAGAATAATCCTCCAGATAAGAATGCAAATAAAGCCACATTTCCAGAAGAAAATAAACCAATTAGCATAGCTAAAACACCGAAGAGACTAAATATTTTTAAAGTTTTTACAGGGTTGTCTTTCGCTAAAAAGAAACCAAAGATCTGTACTGCTACACAAATTCCGAAAAAGAGTATTTGATCTGATG is drawn from Lacinutrix sp. WUR7 and contains these coding sequences:
- a CDS encoding T9SS type A sorting domain-containing protein; its protein translation is MKKRYFFILILILTQFTFAQPANDDCSSAALITVTNTATNFTFDINTALVNNQTICSSTEDFADVWYEFSMPYDGNIHVDGSLFWNGFALYDSCGGAEIDCGSSSTLFTNLLSGNTYFLRIYRTAATASNTTYQNFSIKAFPTATNDDCTSSTNIAISTASTTVNFEIGGASINNEIGCNGTTAFDYVDIWYDFNMPVNGNVYIDAGINWNNIALYDTCAGTEIQCGSSNELITGLTAGTNYKLRIFRTTPNVNKTYLSFNITAYEEATNEDCISSENITVSTTIATINFDIAGASINNEIGCSGTTTQDYTDIWYDFTMPVNGNLFINGAINWNNFALYDACGGTEIQCGAANELIENLTSGTNYKLRVFRTLARTPENGYRSFTIQAFENATNDNCVSSENINVSTTEATINFDIAGASINNEVGCSGTTPSDYTDIWYDFTMPVNGNLFVNGAINWNNFALYDACGGTEIQCGATNELIENLTSGTNYKLRVFRTLPRTTENGYRSFTIQAFEIINNDDCTSAENITVTNTPTTVNFGIAGASINNEVGCSGTTAEDYADIWYDFTMPIDGYIVIDGSLSWNNFSLYDACSGNELGCFSSQGNIAGLTSGTTYKLRVFRTLALANNDGYKSFTIHSTETLSTNNTALEDNIHVYPNPADAILNIASSKNQTISSISLFNILGKKVLTTKAETMDISSYPSGIYLLKIATEKGEVTKKIVIQ